The bacterium genome includes a window with the following:
- the purE gene encoding 5-(carboxyamino)imidazole ribonucleotide mutase, giving the protein MKPIVGILMGSDSDAPIMTEASRVLKDFGVPHEMVIASAHRSPRRTMLYATSAERRGLKVLICGAGHAAHLAGVVAAHTTIPVVGVPIDSSALKGLDSILSTVQMPGGVPVATMAIGKGGAFNAGMFAVEILGVSSAGLRRKLAAYRRKLAKQVAEKDRKMRRSAA; this is encoded by the coding sequence ATGAAACCAATCGTCGGAATTTTGATGGGCAGCGATTCGGACGCTCCGATCATGACCGAGGCCTCGAGGGTCCTGAAGGACTTCGGGGTTCCTCACGAAATGGTGATCGCCTCGGCGCACCGCTCGCCCCGGCGCACCATGCTTTACGCGACCTCCGCCGAACGGAGGGGCCTCAAGGTCCTCATCTGCGGAGCGGGGCACGCGGCGCACCTGGCGGGCGTGGTCGCGGCGCACACGACGATCCCCGTCGTCGGCGTCCCCATCGATTCGTCGGCGTTGAAGGGGCTGGACTCCATCCTTTCCACGGTCCAGATGCCCGGCGGCGTTCCCGTCGCGACCATGGCCATCGGCAAGGGAGGCGCCTTCAACGCCGGGATGTTCGCCGTCGAGATTCTCGGAGTTTCGAGCGCGGGTCTGAGGAGGAAGCTCGCCGCTTACCGCAGGAAGCTGGCGAAGCAGGTTGCCGAGAAGGACCGGAAGATGAGGCGATCGGCCGCATGA